The segment CTCAAAgtctttattttacaaataaaccatttttaacataattttactagttaattaatttaactatTGTTACCGCTCAGTTAACGAACACGCGAACTCtaaagttattaataattattcaaagCCATGTTTTAAGATAACATCAAGTAATTTGTCAGGTGTCCAgtgaattattaattttttcttctttgccgattttttcttctttactgAACTTTTGCATTTACAGAATTTAGAATGAAATCATAACTACATTCCTGTTACTGTTTTGTCGAGGTTACTAACAATTATCGAAGAGGCGGCACGACGTATATGTCTCTTCTTGTCTCGCAGTAGCACTCTCCTTGTCTTACGCATTACGGGCATTAGGAAAACGAACAGGTGCTTCAAAAATTGGTAATAACTAATTGATTAGACCCAAATTGTGCACAAAAATGTTACAGGAATGCTACTAAAGCTCCCTTCTAGATTCTGCAATCATAAATCTTCATAAATTATGTGTATAAAGTTAGCAATCAATTTTTTTGTCCGAATGGGgctaaatttttgtaaattatttaGGACAAGGGTTCCGATAATCGTTAATAATTGTTTAACGATTCACAAACTCCGATCGAAAATGCAATGTGAAATTAGCTGAAGGTCAATTCTACAATATCCGATTACAAATGTTGATAAACAATTACTGGATAATGGGTTATTAATCAATCTTCCATCGATTCCACGGATTAGGGATAGTCCAGTCTTGGATACCTCCTTGCTCGTCATGTTTCCTAATACATATCAGGGAATTCGAAATGTTGCGGAAAGGTAGGTGACACGGGCGTCGCGTTCTCTGTCCTTGTCGCTCAATATCGCTGTCCTTGTCTTACACACGGGGAAGATGGGAAAAATTACTTCGCAAACTCGCCCCCGgtggatggcgccaccgtcgccaCTGTTTGAACGTTTAGCCGCTATGAGTAAGGCCGCTAAATACTGATCTTGCGatgcaaatgattcttgccgttaTTTGCATCACACGATATGGCCCTATGCGGAATGTTTTTATCAAGTTTTTAAAGGGCATTCTTTCCACGACTGTTTGTAATGTTCAAATGGATTACCGATTTACGTGACAATATATAGAAATTGCTAAGGATATTATCAAATACGCTACGAAAAGATTAATATTCAATTAGTTTAAAAGGAACGTGCAACATGGGCGATTCGGATGCGCGATTCGAAGTTGAGCACGAGGAAGAAGAATTAACTGCTCAAAGCGCTTTGATAGCGATCGAAGAAGCTTggttgaacgaaaaatttgctCCCGAGATACTTCCTCATCAAGCCGACTTGGTTGATTGTATGCTGCAACAGATCACTCACATGGAAGACAACATGAAGAGGTTAGACAAAGGGGATCTAAGGTTAATGGTTCACAGAATGGAGCTGGACAGAATTAAGTTCGTGATATCCAGCTACCTCAGGGCTCGATTAGAGAAAATCGAGAAGTACACTATTCACATACTTTCGCAGGAAGCAAACAGATCTCCAGAAGAGTGTTATCTGACCCCTGCAGAATTGCAATTCGCCAAGGAGTTTCTCGCTAGCATTGAAACTCTCTTCAGAGCAGTTGCTGTGCAGCACATGCCTGGAAATTTTCAGACATTTGAAGTCAATAAACTGGGCGTAAAGCCCAACATGCAGGCATACGTGTTTCTAAGGGCCAATCAAAAAATCGATGGAATCGTATTGCCTGGGTCCTTGGACGAAGAAATAGATTTCGAGCCAGGCTCGCAGCACATTATACAGTACAGCGCTGTCGCGAATTTAGTCAAAAACGGTGCTGTTCaattaatttaacatttagGATACACTTTATAGaatatctaaatttttagctgtatttttaataaagttCTGAGAACAATTTTGCGTAAGAAAggtttttattagaaaaattgcatatctgtttatacaatttatttagaaaaCTTGGAAAGATTTACAGAACAGTATAGATAATACTAATTAATCTCTTCACTACATTGTATAATGTAATTCACAAAAATATCTGTGTAGATATATTTTCTTTGAAGGAacgtatgtataaatatatatatagactgtatatttgaatttaaatctttaaaaaaatattcggacatgTTTATAAAAGTACTGTGCTTGCTTCGTTCTAAATGGTTCATAAATACTTTCTACTAAATTCATAAAATGACAAACTATTTTCAGTTTTGCTTATGCATTTTCAACAAATAGATTTTAAGTACCTTTTAGTAACTGTTGCTAAATACATACTTGAAAAAGTATTTGTATATCGTAAAAGTATTTTGTTACTTGTTGCATACTTTGACAAAACATTACTGCACCACAATATAGAAAAACCCGTATTGTCTGAAGCGTACGAACAATATACGAAGTTATCAAAACAATATAAAAGATACGATTATCTATTGTCATAAGTTTTTCGTACTGTTATTTGTGCATTAGTATGCTGAAATTGTATACTCGTTCCAGCGAGTACTATAAGTACACTAACGAAGATTAACTATAAAAGTAGCTGTTATAGATGCTAAGTACTTTCTTGTATCAAGCGCACATTCATTCTCTCAAGCATCTTTTGCTGTGGCGTTGCCATTGAGAGACTTCGAATGTACTACGTTTGCCTCTGTATGCTCTGGATAGTCTTTGTATGCCTGAAAATGCAACACGAGTTTCTTAGAACATTAATATCTAAAGCTATGTCTACACTGAAGCTACATCGAACAACTTTTTGTCGCCTTTCGCAGGGctcgctctagcggttacgacgccccgggcaaaaaaacaaattgccgcccctttttaagcactaagcaccgcgctgaacaaaatgacctttttttggcaaaattgtctggcaagggtagtcagaaattttctattaagtgaatatttaaaacatcaatatttttctcacacttacagccaaagccaaaatggtgcccctaaattttggcgccccgggcaaatgcccgggttgtccccccccctagagcgggccctgcctCTCGTTgccctcttctttttttttaccgaaTAAAAGAAGAAGGCGACAAAAAGTTAAACAAATCACTTCGTAAACGAATTGAGCAGGCGTCTACCTTTTCAGCCACTTTACTCAGTTGCTCGAACATTAGTTTCCCAGTTTCTTTTAACATACTAGTGAAATGTCCTCGTGCGTTTTGAAGCAGAATATGCGGGTGATCGAACTCGGCCACTTGTCCATGATCCATGACCAATACTTTGTCGCTGTCCATTATCGTGTTCAATCTATGCGCTATAGTTAAAACCGTGCAGTGTTTGAAATTTTGCCTGATGGTAGTCTGGATCAAAGCATCCGTTGTAGGATCTACATTGGCTGTAGCCTCGTCGAGCAGGAGAATCTTATTGTTTCGTAGAATAGCCCGCGCCAAACAAAGCAATTGTCTCTGGCCGACGCTGAAATTTGTTCCTCCTTGCTCGACAACGTAGTCGAGAGACTCGACGCTCGATTTTAATTCTACATCTTCCAGAGCAGCCCAAAGACTGGCGTCATCGTAATTGTGGAATGGGTCCAGATTATCCCGGAGAGTTGCCGAGAACAAGATTGGTTCTTGCGGAATAATAGAGATCTTCTTTCTCAAGTCGTGAAGGCCAATTTGATTAGTGTCCAAGTCGTCTATGCATATTCTACCCTCCAGCTGGGCCAGCCTGAACAGAGCTGAGATCAGAGAAGTTTTTCCAGCACCAGTGCGACCGACTATTCCTACCTAAaataagaattaaattaattttattgttctcATTTCGTTTCTCAATATCTTCAGGCAACGAGAAACTACTTTTTCTCCGGACTTGATAAGAATGTTTAAGTCCTTGAGAACAGAAGGCGAAGATTTATCGTAGCGCAGATACAGGTGATCGAACTGAATCTCCCCCTTAGAAGGCCACTGTGCCGACGGCTTCTTGTTAGGCTCGCTGTCGAACGGTCCCTCCTTATCGAGCTGCGTGAATTGCAAAATTCGCTCCACGCTAGTCATTTGAGCTATCGTTTCCGCGGTTTGACGCATTCCGTGTTGGAGCATGCCGCATAAAATTAGAACTTGTGATATGGCCAAGCCGACGTTCCCAGCGAACGTGTTTCCTGATAAGATTAACGCAAATTGAATTATCAGTAATAACATGAAATTATCAAGCAACAACTTACCATCGTCCAGTATAATGAAGCTATATGTGACGAAGGTGATGAAAAAGATAGACACTATGTCCAATGAGAATCCAAAAGCGGTACTTGCTGCGATAGTCAAGTAATAAGCACTAGTGTGGAGATCTTGATGAACATCGAATTCCTTGCGAACCATATCTTGGGCAGAAGATGATCGAATCGTAGTTAATCCTAATAACGAAGAGCTGACGTGGGAGAAAACGGGGCTTTTCGCTGAAAATTGTCATTGTTAGAATGCTAtgtgataaaataaaataatatattaggtcagtgcaaaagttcgaacccgatttcgtattaaaatgCAACAAGGAATCGAGCTCGAACTTTCGGACTGAcctaatatatacatattatttaaGAGATATATTGCTCTTACTGATTCCTTCGAAACGTTTCATGTCCTGTGCGgtttttagataaatatttcgtATTTGCCAGTACAAGAAGCCCACGAGGAGCATTGGAAACACTGTCCACCAATTAATAATAAGTACTTGGGCCAGAATCCCAACCATCACCGCGAATATCTGTATAGATTCTATCATTGTTTTCGGCAACATTTCATCGACTGCTCCAACGTCTTTCGAGAAACGATTTAGAATACGACCTGAAAtattatactattttgttaatACGGTCTTTACGAATTCGTTAGCAACTGGCAGTCTACAATATTGCAACGATACCTACCGGATGGATGAGTATCAAAAAATAGCATTGGCGCTTTAAGCAGTGACGAGAACATGAGATTGTGAAGATTCTTGCTAGAGTTCATACATATCTTGTAAAATATAATGTTTCTGATAGTAGTCATGACTATACTCGCGATGATGAGAATTCCATAAATCCATAAGGCAGTGTCGCGGTCAAGGAAATATTCCATACGCGGTCCGGTGTTAACGGTCCATATCTGCGATAAGCATAATTATGGTAATTGCTGCTTGTCGAGCAATGTTCGCTGTTAAACAAGCGAAGAATAATACCAACATTATTGTTATCTAAAGTGCTGTTGTCCAAGGTCGTTGGGAATTCCGGGATCGTCTCATTGAAGCTGTCTACGACCGAAGCAACAGTTTCATTTATCATTTCGCTTGCATTTGCCACAAACGAAGAAGGTGTGGTAGGAGCGGATTCTTTCCATATATGTAACGTATGATTAATATTGTTTTTCACGCGCATTTCTTCTTGTTTGGTCCTGAAAAAAAACATGGAAAGTAAAACAAATAACCTCCACAAACGATCCGTGTTACCATCGAAAAAATTTGTCCAAACGCTAACCAGAAAGCAACAAAATAATCGCTACCACTACTTCCTAGTTGTCCTAGAATTAAAGAGAGTATGAAACCTAGAATCATTAGAATCGATCCTCCGGCTCGGAAGTATCTCCAGTATAGCGATTTCGAAATGCTTCCTTTGCCCATTAATTCCTCAGTTTCTTGAGGTTCTGATTCGTCTTCGTCTTTGCTGTTATTGACAGAACTGACAgatatctcgagcgtttgattTTCATCGATTTTCACGCTCTCTGCATCGGTTTCTTGCTCTTCCGTTGAGAGCATACTTAGAAAATCTAAGTTCTTCACTTGTAACTCTGTAAACGTGCCTTCGAATTCAACTCTACCCTGAAAGAATCATGAACCCTTTTGTATTGACTCAACAGGGTCTAATCAGATTGTTCAATCGCAGTTACTCACGTTATTCAATACAATAATGTAgtcacaatttttcaaaaattgtactTGATGCGTCACAagaattcttgttttattgtgGAGGTAGTCTTTGATGCATTCTTTGAACAAGTGTTTCCCTACGTGTGTATCCACTGCAGACAACGGATCATCTAGCAAATAAATATCCGTATCTCTGTACACAGCCCTGTTCCAACAAGCGTCCGTGTTAAGTTTTAAATCAATTGTGTatcattgtaaaataaaattctcgatgTAGAGTACCTAGCCAGATTAATTCTTGCACGCTGTCCTCCGCTAAGCGACGCGCCCCTGTCGCCGACCAAAGTTTTATCGCTATGATTGAACTGTTGGAAATCTTTTTGCAGTGCGCACACTTTAACAACTTCGTTATACTTCTTTTGATCATAAGACTGTCCGAAAAGTATGTTGTTGCGCACTGTGCCGGAAAACAACCATGCTTCCTGACTAGCGTACGATACACTACCGTTTACCTGAATATCGCCACGCGACTGTTCGAGTTCTCTTAAAATTAGTTGCAGGAACGAGCTCTGAACAAAGCGTATAGGAGACATAAGAATAATATTACTTTGATTAATTGTTAAAGCGttttctctgttttttttttgacaatACCTTTCCAGCGCCAACCGAACCAACTATAGCATACAGTTTTCCAGGCTTTATATGAATACTGATATCGTGTAACGTACTTGTAATCGCATTTTCCGCCCAAGATGCTGTAATGCATTTCAATGAGATACTGCCAGATCCGGAAATTGGCTTAACATTGACCGCGGTATTGTTCTCTTTTAACAACAAGAAGTGCTAAAAATAAAACGTTCAAAGCTGAAAATTAAGTAATTGGAGCTAATTATCTATCTGGTAAATACTTGTAAATACTAGTTCACCTCGAGTCTTTTAATGGATACAGAGGCTTCCGCGGCAGACGAAACGGCCATTGGATACAATATGGCCATGGTCAATTGcagtatattgaaatattgaGCCATAGAGAATACTTTGTCAGCAGATATACTATTTCCGAGAAGTGCATATGCCATAATCGTGAAGTACAATGTTGTTCGTTCGGTGAACACAAAGGTAGCTAGTGTGAAGCCTCTTAAGTACGATGAAATAGTAAGTACGTCCACTTCGCGACTGCAAAGATCATTCGATGCATACACACATGCGATAATAGGTACTTTACGTAGTTTCtacagaaaaaaataaaaaaaaagatagacaAACCTTCTAACAACACTAACAAGTTTTTCAAATGGTATTTCCCAAGTGTACATTTTAATCACTTGGATTCCATTGATGATCTCCGACATTAAACGCACTCTTTCGTCCGTTTTGACCGCAATTTTTAACCGTAGCTTCGAAATCCATTTCCCCATGTATCCTAAACAGAAGAAAATTACATTAGTGATGTTACTAATGTCttaaaaagtaaaagaaaaCGGTACTACACCTTGCAATGGTATAGTTTGAACACTTATTAGAAAGACACCAGCTAAAGAAGCGATTTGCACGCTTCCCCACAACATGTAGGTGATTAGAACAGCCTGAATCGGTAGAATCCAAATGTAATGCAATGCTGAGAACAGCTGTTCGAATCTGGCTACATCGTTTGACATTAAGTTTACAATCTGTCCCGGGGTTGTGACATTAGTGGACGACTTTGATAAACGCAAAATCTGAAAATAAACACAGAGTGTATCAAATATTGGTAGTCGTTAATCGTATAAATATAACTGGATACCTTTCTGTACATAACAGAGGAACACGCTATTCTCATTCTCATTCCAACTTCCAACAAGCCTAAGTTTGAATGGTGCACTATTACAGCACCGACTAAAGTTAAAAGTATAACAACAAAGGCATAAATATATGCTTCTGTGACTGTGGATATTGATCTTGGATCGAAATGCCAAATAAGTAGACCCAGCATGAATGGTTGCACAACTCTACAAGATCACAATAGTGTTACACACAAATGAAACTTCTGTTAGCTTTAACATAATAATGCGGCAGCATGTTTACTTTATGACAATAGCTAAGAAGAATTGCCATCCTCCAAAGTAGACAAAAGaccataaaaatgttttctttaaagcTCTAAAGAACTTAGGCTTTCTTCCAGATTGCTCTGCTTCTTTAACTTCCCTCAGCCAATTCCTGAAGAAACAGACAGTACACAATAAATTTGAAATCTGATTACTGTTTGTGCAGCttgattgtttaaatttaacttgaGTCCACAACATTGTTTAATATTTACTCACCTCTCGAGTTTATCTCCCAGGCGTTGACTGACATCCTCCGGCAGTACATTGTATATATCTTTGAGTTCAAGATCATGGCTCTTTCCATACAGGAAAAGTGGTTTCAACCACCTTGAATCAAACGCGTGTAAAACTCAGTTAAATCGGTCACAGCAATGGAGAACGTTTGCTACTCACCAGAATATTAATTTACTAAAACAGTTCGCCGATAACTTAGGGTTGGGATTCTCGTACTTTTTACTTGCGTCCATTATCGATTTTATTAAACATACTAAAACCCGACCGTTCTAGAACACAGCACCGCTCGGAAGGAATTCGTAATATGCGACTGGCGAGTGGAACGTGGAACCGAAGCGTCCCGAGTCTCTGGATCGTGTTAACAACTCGGAATCTTTCGAGTCATCATCGAAGTGTCACGAGTAATAACTCGGACTTACTTGGTCGAGAACGAATTGCAAAGCACTTATCAAGCAACGGACGAACTTATCGGAACACCGAGAAACACGTGCACAATCCCGCACATGATCGATTCGAAATGTAATTACATAATACTGTAGGTCCTAAATATGTCACGATGGTCTCAATGAAACAGAACCGTCAGAAAATGTCAAGGTTACTGCCCTACGTCGATCTATTAATAGTAATCCACTTTGCTTTGTCAATAAAGAAATATGAATTTACTCTTACACGCGACAACGTCGACGTAGATAacggtttatttttatttgttcttttaATTGAATAAAAAGCGTAATTTTTGCTGTCATTCATGTTTGCTATCGTTTCAGCGCGTTTTTGCAACGTAATGCCCATAGGAACTGCTTTTACCGCACAGTCGGCAATTAAAAGATAACGGGCCATGGTTATCGTTCACGATACAAATCGATAACTCACCATAAAGATTAAAAGCAGGAATTGCATGCTATTGCATCATAAAGGGGCGAGGAAGATACTCATCATTCGCACGCGCGATATTCGACATGGCGCGTGTTCAATTTTTCTTACGTTCAACTTCATTTTACTGACAAACATGTTGTCCAGGCAACTGTTATAAATCGTGACAATTCATTTTTCCCTGGGTAGCGAAGGAAAGCCGTCCAAAATTTTCCGTGATTCAATGAAATATCATTAAATTTCCTTTTGACCCAACAACCTAAGcaaattcaaaataatatatttatcacGAGACGCGTTCTtcgaaaatctttaaaaatggTAAGACATATCTTCCATCTAAAATTCAATGTATGTCGACGCGCAGCGCCTAATAATTAAATTGTTCATCATCATCATTCTCGCCTTGATTGCTTTTAAACTATGCTCTACGAATTGCTATGCTGCGTACAGCGTTGCCTTGGGCGATGCAAGGAAATTCACGTTTTCTGCGGTTAACAATAGTAATAAGACACAGGATGTTTCCACAAAGTCTCGTTGTGGGGACACatggaaaacgaaacgaaatgaaatgCATAAGATCGGACAACTAATGGTAAGGTATGTTACGCCACAGCGTGAATGTATCTCGATGCACGTGGGCCAAGCTGGCGTCCAAATGGGCAACGCTTGTTGGGAGCTGTATTGTTTGGAGCATGGGATTCAACCGGATGGGACGATGCCATCAGACAAAATGTGCGGAACTAACGATTGCTTCAACACGTTTTTCAACGAAACGAGCTCCGGCAAAATGGTACCTCGCGCGGTAATGGTCGACCTCGAGCCCACGGTCGTCGGTTAGTTTAATTACAACAATACCGAAATCTCTGCATCGTGTGCTGCTTGCGAAACTCTAACAACTTCCGAAACTCTCTTTAGACGAGGTACGGATGGGATTGTACAAGCAACTGTATCACCCGGAGCAACTGATCACCGGGAAAGAGGACGCCGCGAACAATTATGCCCGCGGTCACTATTCCATCGGCAGGGAGGTGATCGACTCCGTGATGGACAGGGTACGAAGACTGACCGATCAGTGCACCGGTCTTCAGGGATTCTTCGTCTTTCACTCGTTCGGAGGCGGCACCGGCTCGGGTTTCACCTCTCTGCTAATGCAGAAATTGTCCGAAGACTATGGAAAGAAGAGCAAACTAGAGTTTGCCGTTTATCCTGCTCCACAAGTACGAAAACACGCATAAAGGGAGCAAAATCGATGAtcttctatctctttctctgacTTCATTAGCCCCCTAGCGTTGAGGACCCTGCCTGATCTAGACTTTAGCTGAAATAAATGAATCCTTattattagactacggattttcatgcaaaataaaaattgtctggattAATGCATGATACAGGATCTagatagacatttatttctttccttaatCATTTTGATGAGTCGACAGcatctttaaattttttaaataattttagttttgCAGAAAATCCGAAGTCTACTAGTAATAGAAAAGTTCACTATTGTCGTTACGGCCTTCGGCAGCGAAGACCTAGGTTTTTAGAGGGTACAGAGTCTAGGCCGGGCATGGTATCGTAAGAATCGGCCTTGGTTAAAAGCAAACAAACATGTAGGTGTCGACGGCGGTCGTAGAGCCGTACAATGCGATCTTGACGACGCATACAACGATCGAGCATTCGGACTGCGCGTTTATGGTTGACAACGAAGCGATTTACGATATCTGTCGGCGGAAACTCGGCATCGAACGACCTTCTTATGCGAATCTCAATCGCCTTATCAGTCAAGTGGTATCCTCGATAACGGCATCGTTGAGGTTCGACGGCGCCCTGAACGTGGATCTCACCGAGTTCCAGACGAACTTGGTCCCGTACCCTAGAATCCATTTTCCGCTGGCCACCTACGCCCCGGTGGTATCCGCTGATAAAGCATTCCACGAGGGGATGTCCGTCGCGGAGATAACTTCCGAATGCTTCGAGGCGTCCAACCAGATGGTGAAATGCGACCCTCGCGAAGGGAAATACATGGCCTGTTGCTTGCTGTATCGCGGCGACGTCGTCCCGAAGGATGTGAACGCGGCCATCGCGGCCATGAAGGGCAAAAGTTGCATCCGCTTCGTCGACTGGTGCCCGACCGGCTTCAAAGTCGGTATTAATTATCGGCCGCCAACCGTCGTTCCCGGTGGAGACCTCGCCAAGGTATCAATTAGCGCGTGGACATTCCACTGTAACTATGCAACAATCAAGGAACAAAGTGGTCCCATCCTTTGTTCGTTGATCAACTTTCTAGCCTGGCGTAAGAGGTTCTAGTTTTTAACTTCGCTTTTCTAgttacttaaccctttgcagttcAAAATAGTTCCCTAGTAAATATTTGCTACAACTAAAGGACGGTATGTCCTATACTGCCTATTATATAAAGTTGTATTGTATAAAGGGACCTGAGCTGTGGTTGCGCTATCTTATCGGCGGAGATATACTAACCTTCATCTTGAAGCCCAAAGTCAAGTttctttttaatcaaaaatGATGAAATATACGGTCCGTGTTACCCGTAGACACGGAAAGATCGAGACGGATATTGTTTTTCGGTATTTTTCTTTGATGTCATTTGTCCCGTGGTGTGACTTCGTTTTTCGATAAACGATTGAAAAATGGTTTCATCTCGGGTATTAAGATGAAGGTCGTGATTTCTTTGGAATCCACGAGCCAAAGGGTACAGAGTCGACGATCGTTTAGGTGCAAAGAGCAGTGTCGATGCTGTCGAACACTACAGCTATAGAAGAGGCGTGGGCCAAGTTGAATTACAAATTCGACCTGATGTACAATAAACGAGCGTTTGTCCATTGGTACGTCGGCGAAGGAATGGAGGAAGGCGAATTCGCGGAAGCTCGCGATGATCTAGCTGCTCTCGAGCGTGATTACGAAGAGGTGGCCCTCGAGTCATCGAGTACCCCAGACGCCTCGctagaatattaaaagaaaaccgCACCCGTACCCTGTTTCTTCGAGCACAGCGGCTATTTCTAGCTACCCGACCAAGGAAAAGAAGTTGAGATGATAAATTGTACCGtgagaaacaaatatttttgataCTTCTTGTTTACATGTTTTATGacgtttttatttttgtaataaaattatttattttcaatacagccgt is part of the Halictus rubicundus isolate RS-2024b chromosome 10, iyHalRubi1_principal, whole genome shotgun sequence genome and harbors:
- the Sld5 gene encoding DNA replication complex GINS protein SLD5, which encodes MGDSDARFEVEHEEEELTAQSALIAIEEAWLNEKFAPEILPHQADLVDCMLQQITHMEDNMKRLDKGDLRLMVHRMELDRIKFVISSYLRARLEKIEKYTIHILSQEANRSPEECYLTPAELQFAKEFLASIETLFRAVAVQHMPGNFQTFEVNKLGVKPNMQAYVFLRANQKIDGIVLPGSLDEEIDFEPGSQHIIQYSAVANLVKNGAVQLI
- the LOC143357983 gene encoding ATP-binding cassette sub-family C member 4 isoform X2 — encoded protein: MDASKKYENPNPKLSANCFSKLIFWWLKPLFLYGKSHDLELKDIYNVLPEDVSQRLGDKLERNWLREVKEAEQSGRKPKFFRALKKTFLWSFVYFGGWQFFLAIVIKVVQPFMLGLLIWHFDPRSISTVTEAYIYAFVVILLTLVGAVIVHHSNLGLLEVGMRMRIACSSVMYRKILRLSKSSTNVTTPGQIVNLMSNDVARFEQLFSALHYIWILPIQAVLITYMLWGSVQIASLAGVFLISVQTIPLQGYMGKWISKLRLKIAVKTDERVRLMSEIINGIQVIKMYTWEIPFEKLVSVVRSREVDVLTISSYLRGFTLATFVFTERTTLYFTIMAYALLGNSISADKVFSMAQYFNILQLTMAILYPMAVSSAAEASVSIKRLEHFLLLKENNTAVNVKPISGSGSISLKCITASWAENAITSTLHDISIHIKPGKLYAIVGSVGAGKSSFLQLILRELEQSRGDIQVNGSVSYASQEAWLFSGTVRNNILFGQSYDQKKYNEVVKVCALQKDFQQFNHSDKTLVGDRGASLSGGQRARINLARAVYRDTDIYLLDDPLSAVDTHVGKHLFKECIKDYLHNKTRILVTHQVQFLKNCDYIIVLNNGRVEFEGTFTELQVKNLDFLSMLSTEEQETDAESVKIDENQTLEISVSSVNNSKDEDESEPQETEELMGKGSISKSLYWRYFRAGGSILMILGFILSLILGQLGSSGSDYFVAFWTKQEEMRVKNNINHTLHIWKESAPTTPSSFVANASEMINETVASVVDSFNETIPEFPTTLDNSTLDNNNIWTVNTGPRMEYFLDRDTALWIYGILIIASIVMTTIRNIIFYKICMNSSKNLHNLMFSSLLKAPMLFFDTHPSGRILNRFSKDVGAVDEMLPKTMIESIQIFAVMVGILAQVLIINWWTVFPMLLVGFLYWQIRNIYLKTAQDMKRFEGITKSPVFSHVSSSLLGLTTIRSSSAQDMVRKEFDVHQDLHTSAYYLTIAASTAFGFSLDIVSIFFITFVTYSFIILDDGNTFAGNVGLAISQVLILCGMLQHGMRQTAETIAQMTSVERILQFTQLDKEGPFDSEPNKKPSAQWPSKGEIQFDHLYLRYDKSSPSVLKDLNILIKSGEKVGIVGRTGAGKTSLISALFRLAQLEGRICIDDLDTNQIGLHDLRKKISIIPQEPILFSATLRDNLDPFHNYDDASLWAALEDVELKSSVESLDYVVEQGGTNFSVGQRQLLCLARAILRNNKILLLDEATANVDPTTDALIQTTIRQNFKHCTVLTIAHRLNTIMDSDKVLVMDHGQVAEFDHPHILLQNARGHFTSMLKETGKLMFEQLSKVAEKAYKDYPEHTEANVVHSKSLNGNATAKDA
- the LOC143357983 gene encoding ATP-binding cassette sub-family C member 4 isoform X1; this encodes MDASKKYENPNPKLSANCFSKLIFWWLKPLFLYGKSHDLELKDIYNVLPEDVSQRLGDKLERNWLREVKEAEQSGRKPKFFRALKKTFLWSFVYFGGWQFFLAIVIKVVQPFMLGLLIWHFDPRSISTVTEAYIYAFVVILLTLVGAVIVHHSNLGLLEVGMRMRIACSSVMYRKILRLSKSSTNVTTPGQIVNLMSNDVARFEQLFSALHYIWILPIQAVLITYMLWGSVQIASLAGVFLISVQTIPLQGYMGKWISKLRLKIAVKTDERVRLMSEIINGIQVIKMYTWEIPFEKLVSVVRSREVDVLTISSYLRGFTLATFVFTERTTLYFTIMAYALLGNSISADKVFSMAQYFNILQLTMAILYPMAVSSAAEASVSIKRLEHFLLLKENNTAVNVKPISGSGSISLKCITASWAENAITSTLHDISIHIKPGKLYAIVGSVGAGKSSFLQLILRELEQSRGDIQVNGSVSYASQEAWLFSGTVRNNILFGQSYDQKKYNEVVKVCALQKDFQQFNHSDKTLVGDRGASLSGGQRARINLARAVYRDTDIYLLDDPLSAVDTHVGKHLFKECIKDYLHNKTRILVTHQVQFLKNCDYIIVLNNGRVEFEGTFTELQVKNLDFLSMLSTEEQETDAESVKIDENQTLEISVSSVNNSKDEDESEPQETEELMGKGSISKSLYWRYFRAGGSILMILGFILSLILGQLGSSGSDYFVAFWTKQEEMRVKNNINHTLHIWKESAPTTPSSFVANASEMINETVASVVDSFNETIPEFPTTLDNSTLDNNNIWTVNTGPRMEYFLDRDTALWIYGILIIASIVMTTIRNIIFYKICMNSSKNLHNLMFSSLLKAPMLFFDTHPSGRILNRFSKDVGAVDEMLPKTMIESIQIFAVMVGILAQVLIINWWTVFPMLLVGFLYWQIRNIYLKTAQDMKRFEGITKSPVFSHVSSSLLGLTTIRSSSAQDMVRKEFDVHQDLHTSAYYLTIAASTAFGFSLDIVSIFFITFVTYSFIILDDGKLLLDNFMLLLIIQFALILSGNTFAGNVGLAISQVLILCGMLQHGMRQTAETIAQMTSVERILQFTQLDKEGPFDSEPNKKPSAQWPSKGEIQFDHLYLRYDKSSPSVLKDLNILIKSGEKVGIVGRTGAGKTSLISALFRLAQLEGRICIDDLDTNQIGLHDLRKKISIIPQEPILFSATLRDNLDPFHNYDDASLWAALEDVELKSSVESLDYVVEQGGTNFSVGQRQLLCLARAILRNNKILLLDEATANVDPTTDALIQTTIRQNFKHCTVLTIAHRLNTIMDSDKVLVMDHGQVAEFDHPHILLQNARGHFTSMLKETGKLMFEQLSKVAEKAYKDYPEHTEANVVHSKSLNGNATAKDA